The following are encoded together in the Eptesicus fuscus isolate TK198812 chromosome 16, DD_ASM_mEF_20220401, whole genome shotgun sequence genome:
- the KIF3C gene encoding kinesin-like protein KIF3C isoform X2, with protein MANKTKASEALKVVARCRPLSRKEEAAGHEQILTMDVKLGQVTLRNPRAALGELPKTFTFDAVYDASSKQADLYDETVRPLVDSVLQGFNGTVFAYGQTGTGKTYTMQGTWVEPELRGVIPNAFEHIFTHISRSQNQQYLVRASYLEIYQEEIRDLLSKEPGKRLELKENPETGVYIKDLSSFVTKNVKEIEHVMNLGNQTRAVGSTHMNEVSSRSHAIFVITVECSERGSDGQDHIRVGKLNLVDLAGSERQNKAGPNTAGGAATQSTGTGSGGGGGGGGERPKEASKINLSLSALGNVIAALAGNRSTHIPYRDSKLTRLLQDSLGGNAKTIMVATLGPASHSYDESLSTLRFANRAKNIKNRPRVNEDPKDTLLREFQEEIARLKAQLEKKGMLGKRLRRKGSRRKKAVSAPAGYPEGPVIEAWVAEEEDDNNNNLRPPQPILDSALDKNMENYLQEQKERLEEEKAAIQDDRSLVSEEKQKLLEEKEKMLEELRREQQATELLAAKYKAMESKLLIGGRNIMDHTNEQQKMLELKRQEIAEQKRREREMQQEMMLRDEETMELRGTYTSLQQEVEVKTKKLKKLYAKLQAVKAEIQDQHDEYIRVRQDLEEAQNEQTRELKLKYLIIENFIPPEEKNKIMNRLFLDCEEEQWKFQPLVPAGVP; from the exons ATGGCCAATAAAACCAAGGCCAGTGAGGCCCTGAAGGTGGTGGCCCGGtgccgccccctcagccggaaGGAGGAGGCTGCTGGTCATGAGCAAATCCTGACCATGGACGTGAAACTGGGCCAGGTGACCCTGCGGAACCCCCGTGCTGCCCTGGGGGAGCTGCCCAAGACCTTCACCTTTGACGCCGTGTACGATGCCAGCTCCAAGCAGGCTGACTTGTATGATGAAACTGTGAGGCCCCTGGTAGACTCGGTGCTTCAGGGTTTCAATGGCACGGTGTTTGCCTACGGCCAGACGGGCACTGGCAAGACCTACACCATGCAAGGGACCTGGGTGGAGCCCGAGCTGCGTGGGGTCATCCCTAATGCCTTTGAGCACATCTTCACCCACATCTCTCGCTCCCAGAACCAGCAGTACCTGGTCCGGGCCTCCTACCTGGAGATCTACCAGGAGGAGATCCGAGACCTGCTCTCCAAGGAGCCCGGCAAGAGGCTGGAGCTGAAGGAAAACCCAGAGACAGGTGTCTACATCAAGGACCTCTCCTCCTTTGTCACCAAGAATGTCAAGGAGATAGAGCATGTGATGAACCTGGGGAACCAGACCCGGGCAGTGGGCAGCACGCACATGAATGAGGTCAGCTCCCGCTCCCACGCCATCTTCGTCATCACCGTGGAGTGCAGTGAGCGTGGCTCAGATGGTCAGGACCACATCCGTGTGGGCAAGCTCAACCTGGTGGACCTGGCTGGCAGTGAGAGGCAGAATAAGGCGGGCCCCAACACAGCTGGAGGGGCTGCCACACAGTCCACAGGTACTGGCAGTGGtggagggggcggtgggggtggggagaggcctaAGGAAGCCTCCAAAATCAACCTCTCGCTGTCTGCCCTGGGCAACGTGATCGCTGCTCTGGCGGGCAACAGGAGCACCCATATCCCCTACCGGGACTCCAAGCTGACCCGGCTGCTCCAGGACTCTCTCGGGGGGAATGCCAAGACCATTATGGTGGCCACGCTGGGGCCAGCTTCTCACAGCTACGATGAGAGCCTCTCTACCCTGCGCTTCGCCAACCGGGCCAAAAACATCAAGAACAGGCCCCGGGTGAACGAGGACCCTAAGGACACACTGCTGAGGGAATTCCAGGAGGAGATCGCCCGCCTGAAGGCCCAGCTAGAGAAGAAAGGGATGCTGGGGAAGCGGCTCCGGAGGAAGGGCAGTCGTAGAAAGAAGGCCGTGTCGGCCCCAGCCGGCTACCCGGAGGGGCCAGTGATCGAGGCCTGGGTGGCTGAAGAGGAggatgacaacaacaacaaccttcgCCCGCCCCAGCCCATCCTGGACTCCGCCTTGGACAAGAACATGGAGAATTACCTGCAGGAGCAGAAGGAACGGCTGGAGGAAGAGAAGGCGGCCATCCAGGATGACCGAAGCCTGGTCAGCGAGGAGAAGCAGAAACtgctggaggagaaggagaagatgcTGGAAGAACTGCGGCGCGAGCAGCAGGCCACAGAGCTGCTCGCAGCCAAGTACAAG GCCATGGAGAGCAAGCTGCTCATCGGGGGCAGGAACATCATGGATCACACAAACGAGCAGCAAAAGATGCTGGAACTGAAGAGGCAGGAGATTGCCGAGCAG AAACGCCGCGAGCGGGAGATGCAGCAGGAGATGATGCTCCGCGATGAGGAGACCATGGAGCTCCGGGGCACCTACACATCCCTGCAACAGGAGGTGGAGGTCAAAACCAAGAAACTCAAGAAG CTCTACGCCAAGCTGCAGGCGGTGAAGGCGGAGATCCAGGACCAGCATGACGAGTACATCCGTGTGCGGCAGGACCTGGAGGAGGCGCAGAATGAGCAGACCCGGGAGCTCAAGCTCAA GTACCTAATTATTGAAAACTTCATCCCCCCTGAGGAGAAGAACAAAATCATGAACCGGCTTTTCCTGGACTGTGAGGAGGAGCAGTGGAAGTTCCAGCCACTCGTGCCAGCCGGAGT CCCTTAG